From Anaerotignum faecicola, the proteins below share one genomic window:
- a CDS encoding copper amine oxidase N-terminal domain-containing protein gives MKKRFLIKNIICTAAAALALASMAYAKEADVYVNGIKTESVSPQYKDEMTLAPIRTIATGIGAEVTWNENKIIVQKGDQTITFIPGIWKAYINGVEKRITYPVYIDNGTAYAEVNDLASVLSCKIVYSQEKNSYEVTLLGAQSQANAQRLEAPKLIIEDRDPNIFSYQIKSGGVTLDKITPYRAVWDNSEEVLNNIYRAQLEEKYRFSFEGAKPDSVTVKREELLEYSETEPEIYPSDVQVKDMGDYYEFIHETDTDESRIYIIDASWGSNTFEYMFVVDNVRVIEALEGVEEIIGKKDVVDYTIAGGYVYYISGKDKTEIHEMLLDGTEDCVIETFPSDERITGSTKITSEYDGEVIKYSLQETGIYGDKDDSEYSVPEKARNYELDLKTKDLRRIY, from the coding sequence ATGAAAAAACGGTTTTTAATTAAAAATATTATTTGCACAGCCGCCGCCGCGCTTGCGCTTGCTTCCATGGCATATGCAAAGGAAGCGGACGTATATGTAAACGGAATTAAGACCGAGTCCGTTTCACCGCAGTATAAGGATGAAATGACTTTGGCGCCTATTAGGACGATTGCAACAGGAATAGGCGCGGAAGTGACATGGAATGAAAATAAAATTATAGTTCAAAAAGGCGATCAAACTATAACTTTTATACCGGGAATTTGGAAAGCCTATATTAACGGCGTGGAAAAAAGAATTACTTATCCCGTATATATAGATAACGGGACTGCTTATGCCGAAGTAAATGATTTGGCAAGCGTTTTAAGCTGTAAAATCGTTTACTCCCAGGAGAAGAACAGCTATGAAGTTACGCTTCTCGGGGCGCAGTCACAGGCAAATGCACAGCGCCTTGAGGCCCCGAAACTTATTATAGAAGATCGCGATCCAAACATATTTTCATATCAGATAAAATCAGGCGGGGTTACGCTGGATAAGATTACCCCGTATAGGGCCGTATGGGATAACAGCGAAGAAGTTTTGAACAATATATACAGGGCTCAGTTGGAGGAGAAGTACAGATTTTCTTTTGAAGGGGCAAAACCGGACAGTGTTACTGTTAAGCGTGAAGAGCTTCTCGAATACAGCGAAACAGAACCGGAGATATATCCTTCCGACGTACAGGTAAAGGATATGGGAGATTATTATGAGTTTATCCATGAAACGGATACCGACGAGTCAAGGATCTATATTATAGACGCGTCATGGGGAAGCAATACGTTTGAATATATGTTTGTGGTTGACAATGTCAGGGTTATCGAGGCCCTTGAAGGTGTTGAGGAAATAATCGGCAAAAAAGATGTTGTCGACTATACTATTGCCGGAGGATATGTATACTACATTTCTGGAAAAGACAAAACGGAAATCCATGAGATGCTCCTTGACGGTACGGAAGATTGTGTTATCGAAACATTCCCGAGTGATGAAAGGATAACCGGAAGCACGAAAATAACGTCGGAATACGACGGTGAAGTTATTAAATACAGCCTTCAGGAAACCGGTATATATGGAGACAAGGACGATTCGGAATACAGTGTTCCGGAGAAAGCAAGGAATTACGAGCTTGATTTAAAAACCAAAGATCTGAGAAGGATTTATTAA
- a CDS encoding PTS sugar transporter subunit IIC: MDSQKTLFQKILKRYFIDALNGMAHGLFCTLIVGLIIKQIGGIIGGDAGAFIVNIGTIASVCTGMAIGIGTAHAMGAPRLIILSSAVTGLMGANAAAFVNGSLLSETGAIVLSGAGDPLGAFISVVVGVEAGLVISGKTKIDIILTPMAVIIAGSITGVFVGPPLSDGMAWLGSAINVATELQPFLMGVIISVVMGCALTLPISSAALSIILGLSGLPAGAATIGCSTQMVGFAVASFKENRWDGLFAQGIGTSMLQVPNIVKNPRIWIAPTLASAILGPLGTCVFKMENNPAGGGMGTSGLVGQIMTWQTMSGTTPHALLFFEIISLHFILPAVLTLAISELMRKKAWVKFGDMKLEI, encoded by the coding sequence ATGGACTCACAGAAAACACTATTTCAGAAAATATTGAAAAGGTATTTTATAGACGCCCTCAACGGAATGGCGCACGGGCTTTTCTGCACGCTTATTGTAGGGCTTATTATAAAGCAGATAGGCGGAATAATAGGCGGGGATGCGGGAGCTTTTATTGTAAACATAGGAACTATAGCCTCTGTGTGTACAGGTATGGCAATAGGCATAGGCACAGCCCATGCGATGGGGGCGCCGCGTCTAATAATACTTTCATCGGCAGTTACGGGGCTTATGGGAGCAAATGCCGCCGCATTTGTTAACGGCTCCCTTTTAAGCGAAACCGGAGCCATAGTCCTTTCAGGGGCAGGAGACCCTTTAGGCGCGTTTATATCAGTAGTAGTCGGCGTTGAAGCAGGGCTTGTCATATCAGGCAAAACCAAAATAGACATAATATTAACGCCTATGGCCGTAATAATTGCCGGGAGTATAACAGGGGTGTTTGTAGGCCCTCCGCTTTCAGACGGCATGGCTTGGCTGGGAAGCGCAATAAACGTTGCAACAGAACTTCAGCCGTTTTTAATGGGTGTAATAATATCGGTTGTTATGGGATGCGCGCTTACCCTTCCTATAAGTTCGGCCGCGCTTTCTATAATACTCGGCTTATCCGGCCTTCCGGCCGGGGCGGCTACAATAGGCTGTTCAACCCAGATGGTTGGGTTTGCGGTTGCAAGCTTCAAAGAAAACAGATGGGACGGCCTCTTTGCACAGGGTATAGGAACAAGTATGCTCCAAGTGCCGAACATAGTAAAAAATCCCCGCATTTGGATCGCCCCCACTCTCGCAAGCGCAATACTTGGCCCGCTCGGCACATGCGTTTTTAAAATGGAAAATAATCCTGCCGGAGGCGGTATGGGAACAAGCGGCCTTGTAGGGCAGATAATGACTTGGCAGACAATGAGCGGCACTACGCCGCACGCCCTTTTGTTTTTTGAAATAATTTCCCTCCATTTCATACTTCCTGCTGTTCTTACTCTTGCAATAAGCGAACTTATGCGAAAAAAAGCATGGGTAAAGTTTGGCGATATGAAACTTGAAATTTAA
- a CDS encoding YbaK/EbsC family protein yields MSLENARKYLAEFGRDSDIIEFPVSSATVELAAKAANVIPARITKTLSFKIDNRCILICAAGDAKIDNKKYKEFFGVKAKMLTPEEVLEFTTHAIGGVCPFGVPENVATYTDISLKRFSTVFPACGSSNSAIELTCAELFALSKAKEWIDVCKGWQETEEI; encoded by the coding sequence ATGTCTTTAGAAAATGCGAGAAAATACCTTGCCGAATTCGGCCGTGACAGCGATATTATAGAATTCCCGGTTTCCAGCGCAACCGTCGAACTTGCGGCAAAAGCCGCCAATGTTATTCCGGCGCGCATTACAAAAACGCTTTCATTTAAAATAGATAACCGCTGCATTTTAATCTGTGCCGCAGGCGACGCAAAAATCGACAATAAAAAATATAAAGAATTTTTCGGCGTAAAAGCCAAAATGCTTACCCCCGAAGAAGTATTGGAATTTACAACCCACGCTATAGGAGGCGTATGCCCTTTCGGCGTGCCTGAAAATGTGGCAACATATACAGACATATCCTTAAAAAGGTTTTCAACCGTTTTTCCCGCATGCGGAAGCAGCAATTCCGCTATAGAGCTTACATGCGCCGAACTTTTCGCCCTATCAAAGGCCAAAGAATGGATCGACGTATGCAAGGGCTGGCAGGAAACTGAAGAGATATAA
- a CDS encoding cytidylate kinase-like family protein: MDKIIITIGRQYGSGGKEIGEKIAKELGIPFYDKELLTAAAKKSGICEEMFESHDEKPTSSFLYSLVVGSYASGQTPMNHKLFLAQFDAIKEIASQGSCVILGRCADYALEDDPDVINVFIHADKETRIKRAVKYYNVEEGKAEDVINKTDKQRASYYNFYSGKKWGNTGSYDLSVNSGFIGIDNTVKTIIDFVEKRKEFKKSMK; this comes from the coding sequence ATGGATAAAATTATTATTACTATAGGAAGGCAGTACGGAAGCGGCGGAAAAGAGATTGGAGAAAAGATTGCAAAAGAACTGGGGATCCCTTTTTATGATAAAGAACTTTTAACGGCCGCCGCCAAAAAAAGCGGCATATGCGAGGAAATGTTTGAAAGCCATGATGAGAAACCGACAAGCAGTTTTCTGTATTCGCTTGTTGTGGGAAGCTATGCAAGCGGACAGACTCCTATGAACCATAAACTTTTTTTGGCTCAGTTTGACGCAATTAAAGAAATTGCCTCGCAGGGAAGCTGCGTGATACTCGGAAGATGTGCGGATTACGCTTTGGAGGACGATCCGGACGTTATTAACGTGTTTATACATGCGGATAAGGAAACCCGCATAAAAAGGGCTGTTAAATATTATAATGTTGAGGAGGGCAAGGCCGAAGACGTTATTAATAAAACGGATAAGCAAAGGGCAAGCTATTATAATTTTTATTCCGGCAAAAAATGGGGAAATACAGGCAGTTATGACCTTTCCGTAAACAGCGGATTTATAGGGATTGACAACACCGTTAAAACAATAATCGATTTTGTAGAAAAAAGGAAAGAATTTAAAAAATCTATGAAATAA
- a CDS encoding DUF4026 domain-containing protein: protein MDGKELSYMMAVPKNVDDIMDADGIFERLENISDAELISRNVKQNKAEIDVVYKGVKYTVQFYVVAFNMPQMYRIQHLFPDLDAEAVENTEVGLGFIMEFSDNYLDSYHLQLKIIDAAVPEKLAVFDDSSEKVLSGKWAAMAAKSVVPPAPRYIYTVQAVLGENDSVWLHTHGLNRCGITELEILDSSKDTYNIHYNVIETMANRMLELDEPLEEMEPMFLARLSRDNIFVTTIVPWEKAVEMYKDDIIGGKKDRTEGHSENTHVIFVYNSEEDFKSGNIRPVTDYTRELDENLIYMVTNAETARMAALARERIEYLYKAVLNDENKALVKIALDVDDEYRDENNSKEHIWFLLKSFENGMLTCELTQEPYYVSGMHEGSTGTYGVNDVTDWIIYAPEYRITPDDVYLMELECGRDD from the coding sequence ATGGATGGAAAAGAGTTGTCATATATGATGGCTGTTCCGAAAAATGTTGATGATATTATGGATGCTGACGGTATATTTGAGCGGCTTGAAAATATTTCGGATGCGGAACTTATTTCAAGGAACGTTAAGCAAAATAAAGCTGAAATAGATGTGGTATATAAGGGCGTTAAATATACTGTGCAATTTTATGTAGTAGCGTTTAACATGCCTCAAATGTACAGGATACAGCATCTGTTTCCGGATTTGGACGCCGAAGCGGTCGAAAATACGGAAGTAGGCCTTGGATTTATTATGGAGTTTTCTGACAACTATCTTGATTCTTACCATTTGCAGCTTAAAATTATAGACGCCGCTGTGCCGGAAAAACTTGCGGTGTTTGACGACAGTTCGGAGAAAGTGCTGTCAGGCAAATGGGCGGCTATGGCGGCAAAATCCGTTGTTCCTCCCGCGCCTAGATATATTTATACAGTGCAGGCCGTGTTGGGGGAAAATGACAGCGTATGGCTTCACACGCACGGATTGAACAGGTGCGGAATAACGGAGCTTGAAATACTTGACTCTTCAAAAGATACATATAATATACATTATAATGTCATAGAAACAATGGCAAACAGGATGTTGGAGCTTGACGAGCCATTGGAAGAGATGGAGCCTATGTTTCTTGCAAGGCTCTCAAGAGACAATATTTTTGTTACGACGATTGTTCCGTGGGAAAAAGCTGTGGAGATGTATAAAGACGATATAATAGGCGGGAAAAAAGACAGGACGGAAGGGCACAGTGAAAATACGCATGTTATATTTGTATACAACTCCGAAGAGGACTTTAAAAGCGGCAATATACGACCTGTAACGGACTATACAAGAGAACTTGACGAGAACCTGATATATATGGTTACAAACGCCGAAACGGCAAGAATGGCGGCTTTAGCGCGGGAGCGTATCGAATATTTGTATAAAGCCGTTTTGAACGATGAAAACAAAGCACTTGTGAAAATAGCTTTAGACGTTGACGACGAATACAGGGATGAAAATAATTCAAAGGAACACATTTGGTTCCTGCTTAAAAGTTTTGAAAACGGCATGCTTACATGCGAATTGACCCAGGAGCCGTATTATGTAAGCGGTATGCATGAAGGAAGTACCGGAACATATGGCGTCAATGACGTAACTGACTGGATTATATATGCTCCCGAATATCGTATAACTCCCGACGATGTTTATCTTATGGAGCTTGAATGTGGGCGGGACGATTGA